From the genome of Chanodichthys erythropterus isolate Z2021 chromosome 17, ASM2448905v1, whole genome shotgun sequence:
CTTTTAGCAATTGTGTCACTGATGTTCTTCTGACCATCCTCCTTCTCTTATGTTTCCAACCAAAGCCACTAGTGAAAGAAACAGAGGAAGCACACCacacacagaaagagagagagcgtgagagagagagagagaaggtccAAGGCTAAATTAGAGCATGAAAGGGGAAACCCTGTGGGAGAGACCATGTCTAGATGCTCATTCAATTTCACAGCCACATTTCACACTACAGCACACACTAAGGTGAGTAAagtaatctctctctctctctcatattaTAATCTAATAGTCAAAAATTAATGGTATTGCTTAGTGATTATACTTAATGAATATTGCCATTTGATTGTCATTCTTTATATTGCTTACTGCAGATTTTAATTGAACAATTAATTTCCACTGGGTTTTGAATTTAGCCATAGATCAGTGACACATGTGCAGTCTATCTTCATTTAGTTGAACAACAACACATTTGCCATATCCACCATGCGTAAACCATAACATTCAGATTAGAAGTTGATCAATATGCAATTTCCAATAACCAGTTCTTAAAATTTAACTATTGATTTCTCCCAAACCTATATTTGGTTACATtcttgaacacaatggccatCTACAGGCTTCAAGGAGTCTCCtgtttgaaatacatttattatgcaGTATGACACTATTTTTAAACTTGACTAATTAGTTGGTCATTAGTTAATTGGTCATTTTAGTAAATGAAGGTTCATTTTGAATTGCTGATTGGTTCTCAGAGAGCTGAGGGGAACAGTAATGGGAAACTCTTTGGAAAACTCAGCATAGATATTGACAAGACTAatcaattctgtcatcaaatcAAATATTTCACATCAGtactaaaacatttattttggaaGATAACTGACTTTACAGAAAAATTTCCAACTTCAAAGAACACTGGGTAGGTTACTTTCTACCCACCTGGGTGTTAAGACTGGGTATCTTTGTGGGCAACATGGGAATTCACCTTTGAGACAAACATGCCACTGCTCTTTTAGCCATACATACATTCAAAACTAGAAACCAGcgtggagagagagagtagATGGTCTATgggtttaaatatatttactcaCCACATGATACTAAGCATTTAGATCAGCAGGCTGTATGGTGGTTTCTGCCACATCATTCACTGTGAATGTATCATTGGTTTCACTAATGCATTTGATTGCTTTTTCTCTGTCTCTACTATAGTCACGGAGATGACCAGCTCGAATAACCCCAGGTTCCGCCTCTTGGTTGGCTGGTGCTGCCTGATGACTTCAGCTCTTTTGATAGTGACTGTATATCTTGCAATTGAACATTTGCAAAAAACGGTAGGAAACCTGAGATTCCATCCAACCTCACTGCCTCTTATCATGTAGAAAAACTTTAGTGTAGCCTGTTTTCAAGCATATTCTCCCATCTGGCATTGGTATACCCAATGGTCCCACCTTATGCTATAGGTTGAGCAAATGTAAGTGGTTGGGATAAACAGAACAATGTTTTGAAAGTCAGGACAGTATTGTAATGGCTCACTTCAGTTTTACTGCAATATTACTTGATATTTCTaagttgtttgttcattttccaACACAGTCTCATGGCAATTTGtaacaattttacattttacattcgTACAATCTAATTcctgccctttttttttttttttttggtaatacCTGCTTATGTTCCAGAGGTGGTTTGGGGTGGACCTTTATGCtcactttttacatttttgtacaaTTCATATTGTACGGATTAATACTTAATCGCCAGCACGTAAAATAGTTATGTTTTCCTGTGAGATTGGATCATtttgaaataaacatgattttatttttatttttttcagcatgATACGACAGGAAATAAGTCCAATTCAACAGGTTTGCTTATTAATCTGTTTTCCTccacttttaaaaagtacaatTTAATGAAAAATTGCATAACTTCATCATGAAAGTAACAATctaattttcttttacagaaaacaGCAAAACTGACCAACAGATAGGTGAGAAATGTTGAACTTTTTATTGTGAACATTTATATCCAATGTGAAAAGAAATGTAAACAATAGATGAAAAGTATCAGATCTGTCCATAGTCTATTAGTTAATTAATTGTTTCCAAAGCTATCATCTGTCATTCTGGGAAATATTCCTATTTAGGGACAGTTTTTATCtctttaaacaatttttttttttaatttgtaaagtaaaaatatttatgttgcACTTTCAGGATCCCCATACGATCCATCTTTTAACGACTATATCCATCTTATCAGAGGTGAGGTAAcatctttcttctgtggagctCAAacactttttctctttctcatttCCCCATTTTGCACTTTCCCTTTTCTTCATTTCTTGCTTCTTTCTATATCATAAAAACAAGAGACATTGGGACTTTTGGTTGTGTCATTATGTCTCTTGGTGTCTCTGCTGCACTGAGGAAGTTGGACATGTGGTTCACTGCTTTTAAAGAATCTTTTGTGGTATAAAAGTGATTAAAGTCAAGTTACCACTTTCAAATATCCACATCACATCTGTAAATAAAGCTCGGCCTAGTCGTTTTCTGCGAGGTAACTTGAGGTCACCTGGTTCACCTTCACTCCATTCAAGTAGGAGGAtgtaccttttttttaaaaaaaaaaaaaaagcactcaCATCTCATTCGTGTGACTGTCGCCTGCACATGCTTATAAGATGAACCAGATTCAGTGACCACAGTGACACTTCTGAGGTGGtgctgaatgtttattgcagaGGCGTTGTGAATCAGTGGAAATTTAACTAGTCTAGGCTAAATGTGCACGGCTCTATGTATGAGGAAGGAGGTGGAAACGTTCCTTTAAAAGTCTCTCCTTCCCTGACCTCACTTCACGTCCTGTGTGAAGTGTGTTTTCATATATATGTGGGATGAATGGCAGCTCCGACCCCCACAAATGGAACATTTACACAAGAAAATGAAAAGggcaatacaataaaaaataagagtCTTTAATGTATTCGTGttagaattaaaaaatgaatgagccCCATAGCaactcttattttattttatttttatttgaatagcAGGTTTACatgtttaatgttaatgttaaataGATCAAAAGTGAGTAAagcaggattctttgataaatagaaagttcaaaagaacagcatttatttgaaataaaaaatcttttatgacactataaatgttttactcacttttgatcaatttaatttaaattgaccttactaataaaaaataagatagacagacacagatgatagatagatgtgtcccctgaatgtgtctgtgaagtttcagctcaaaataccccatagatttttttttttattaattttttttaactgcctattttggggcatcattaaatatgagccgatttaggctgcggcccctttaaatgctgacgctccccacccacggagctcgcgcttgcctttaacagcataaacaaagttcacacagctaatataaccctcaaaattgatctttacaaagtgttcgtcatgcagcatatcagattatgtaagtacagtgtttatttggatgtttacatttgattctgaatgagtttgaggctgtgctccgtggctaacggctaatgctacactgttggagagatttataaagaatgaagttgtgtttatgcattaaacagactgcaagtgtttaataatgaaaatagtgactgctcttgtctctgtgaatacagtaagaaacgattgtaactttaaccacatttaacagtacattagcaacatgctaacaaaacatttagaaagacaatttacaaatatccctaaaaatatcatgatatcatgaatcatgtcagttattattgctccatctgccatttttcgctgttgttcttgcttgcttacctagtctgttgattaaGCTGTGCAcagacattctgcccttgtgtaatgccttgaacatgagctggcatatgcaaatattgggggcgtacatattaatgatcccgactattacgtaacagtgagatttatataaggaggaaacaacggtgtttgagactcactgtatgtcatttccatgtactgaactcttgttatttaactatgtcaagataaattcaatttttaattctagggcacttttaatATAAGCGTTGTGTTCCTCCTGAAAGCACACAATAAAGTGTTAATAACTGGGAAAGGTTTTCAGACTGCACCCTAATATTTCCATTCTCTTCCTCAGACCTGAAAAAAAACTGGATATGTAGTGATTCACGCCAGAGAAGCTTCCTCTCCTTAAATAACGGCACAGTCAATATTACAACCAGCGGTCTTTACTATATCCATGCTCAGGTAACCTTCCAAAAACCCAGTCATCAATCAACACCAAAGACGAAGAATGAAGCAAATttttatttgctcaaaaacagtGGTCCTGGGACACAAGCCAGAAAACTGAGTGAGGTCATAGGCTATGAACCAGGATCATTGACAATGATCAGGATGGTCAGGCTGACAGAGGGAGAGAGCATCAGCCTGAATATAGAACCTGGATCCCTCGTCCTATCAAGTAATGACTACCATACTTACTGGGAAATCTTGCTTTATAACAAAGAATAAGTGTAAATCTTTCAGATTCTTTTAAAGGGATTTAGggtttaaaggaacagttcagtATTCCTTAAAGAATTACACGACCCACAATTCAGTTTCTAAGTGTTTGTTAGGTGTTTCGCCTAAAGAATTAAATCCAtctgtatttatatttacaaaagtaaataataaaagatGTTTGTATGGTTAGTTCTCAAGCCGTTTATGGGTTTCAAAGGGaatattttcttctttatatgtgTTCAAACataaagtatttttatattatatgacATATTTTAGAGTAATGGTTTAAATATTTAGAGATTTATTGCTGAATTGCAAATGGTTTCTCAGgttgtgtattttattttaattttatttaatttcttttataaaGTAAAGTGCTGTAAATAGTCTTCAAAATGTCCAgtaatttgttaatttaataCATAAATCATGATGAACTGAAGTCATCCTTtgaaatgaacttttttttaaaaataatttatttgtgaaCTAATGTTGTTCTACCTGTAAGctatgtcaaaataaaagtcttttcACTGCAACATACATCTGTATCCCTGCTTGAATTGAACTCAAACCCTACTCTGAGCAACAGCACAACAGTTTTAGTACAAGCTCTTACTCATTTAGCATGAACAGCTTCCCATTTACTACAAACAGCCACACGAGGGAGTCATGCATCACAGGAACAGTGGCCTTGGTCACTTCTGAAAGCAAACCACCGAAACTTAAACCCACTTTCGCCGCAGATCCAAACATTGTGTTTCGATTGCGTACGCATGCATCATATCTAGAAGGCCAGAGATATGAGGAAGCTTCCCCGCTTTGCAGAACTACCTAAGGTCAGGGAGAACGGTGTATGTCAAGGTCAATATTTAGCACAAAGTCTAGTTTTGGTTTTTCGGTTATAGTCTCCTGAAACAATGTTGACATTTTAAGTATCTAATCTTGATGGAGTACAGCTACTGTACGAAGTCGAAGATATTTCCAAAAGTCTACCCTCGCTGACAAACTGTAACCGCAAAAGACACTGACAGCTAATTTCATGTGCTGTgagtcacaattctgaattcCCCGTATCTATAAATCCTCTTCTTTAGTTTATTCCTCGGCCCACACTGAAAAGTCATCTCACCTTTGTGTTGCAAAATGTATAAAGAGCATGTGACAACAGCATGTGGTGCTTCACTTATTATTAAGGGaaaaatgaattaatgcatgaattcacagtttttatttatttttatttcagaaagATTTTGTCCTCCTGTAAtcaataattgtatcccttaaaactcatctttgatcaccaaaattacatatttaaacgtttatttcctgtgaaaaaaattcttaatgccttaaaatagcttaaatgtaatgctacacccttgcctcatttaatatacacggatctatgaatatgataattagccccgcctccactcgctcGCACGAGCTCAGACGAGATCCACTctgtcaacttactgaggtaaacgctgcacacaATGGTACCGCTTTTTACAACATCGGAcacataacagtaattaataCGATTAGCGTTTtgctatgttatcaaacagctaataatgtatTGCTAATGTCAGAGAGCTGCCTTCAACAGtcagtatccttagaaacaCTTTGTACATTGCCTGAACATTCCTTGCGAAAGGTGATTCTTCCAACTGATAATTCTGTTATTTCTGCCTCAGTTATTTACTCTTTTCTTCTCAAAAATTCATACAAGCAACTTTCCATAACAACTGTCTGGTCTAAGGACATCAGTGGTGACATGTAAACTTTATTTACTGATCAAATTTGAGAATCAATCACATTATcctaaaaaaaaccccaaatcATCAGATGATCCATTGGAAACTACTGCATAGACTCTTAACTGTCTCCATTAAACCATTTCCATATGCATCTGTCACCTTCTCCGAACTGTAATTTGTGTCCGCAGAGAGTTCTAGGTACATAttttctgagaatgttctgcaCTTGTTTCTTTCTGGTCTCATGACTTATCATTCCTGTTACATAAAGATATGGTTTTGACTCCAGAACTTTTCTTCCTAAGTAACTTCTCGGAATTGCCATCGTCTTCACAACAAAGAAACGTACTTTTAGCTGCTTTCACTGCTGCTAAGAAACGGGGACTGCATTCTGATACgttgtataatttttatttaaatgattattcaaTAAAACAGTTGTTCACAAAAAAGAAACACTTTGAACAACTCTACGTCAGTGAAGAAAGGCAtgtagttcatcataacatcgtaatatactcatacacccgctatattgctaaatctacccaatttttcatatcagcagaaaaatataccgggataaccttcttttgagactcccttgcactgtcagttaatgatatgctgaATCCTGCCAGCACGTTGACGTGATTGTTTACAAGGTAATTTGTGTTGCCTGGGACGTAAcatcagaaacaccagcgatttgaaactaatgtactgttaaatgtggttaaagttaccatcgtttcttactgtattcacggagacaagagccattgctattttaatttttaaacacgtgcagtctgtataattcataaacacaacttcattctttataaatctttctaacagtgtagcattagcccgttagccatggactcattcagaatcaaatgtaaacatccaaataaatactatactcacatgatccgatccaTGCACGCAGTATGcgtgacgaacatcttgtaaagatccatttgagggttatattagctgtgtgaactttgtttatgcactgttttatagtcgagagctcggggggcagggagcaagagatttaaaggggctgcgcagcctgaatcagtgcatagttaatgataccccaaaataggcagttaaaaaaatttataaaaaaaaaatctatggggtattttgagctgaaacttcacagacacattcaggggacaccttagacttatgctgcgttcacaccgaatgTGTCTGAggcgtctgatttacatgttaagtcaatgtaaacgTGCGTCTAGGTGTCCTGCGGCGCGAATCGGCCATtgacgcgcgaattgagcgttcacATGGCTGACGCACGGATTGAGCGCCTGACGCTcaaacgcccgagttgaaaaatctgaactttgacGTAAATTTGCGACGCGTTTATcaatcagggactctgctttAGTAGTAACGTGTTTATGTGATCAGTGgtggagaccagaacaaagatgtcactgtgtgtgtggccaccctgagctctatgatgtgtcattatatttttgtcgagacaggaataaaaaggaccttgcctggaagagaataagcgaagaaatcggacaatctggttagttgtaaaactttttgcatgattttagtcgttgatactagcccaccttctagctagcaaaagtcggCCGGCATAACCGAGTTAAATTGGCGCTACAGGTTTCCAACTGATGAGActatgtgtttattcagaggatctgtgcagaaagagatgaaagcccctcccatgacgcgaattcgcgtctgaacacactttgtttagacgcgcgaattgagcgaattttacgcgcgtctgaagcgtctgacttcaaaatgttcaagcgtccaactagacgCGTCTGGCGCGTCAAATTCGGTGTTCtagttcggtgtgaacgcagcattatattacatctttcgaaaagacgttctatggcaccgttaatattttaaagtgatgagaatactttttgtgctccaaaaaaaaaaaaaaatagcaactttattgaacaatatcaagtgatgggtgatttcaaaacactgcttcatgacgCTTCGAAGCTTaacaaatcatttgtttcgaatcactggtttggagtgtgtatcaaagtgccaaagtcacatgaaccattgaaatttcgaaacacttatgacataacgaagcctcgtttactgaaatcatgtgattttggtgctccggattttatcaaaaatattttaatttgtgttctgaagatgaacgaaggtcttacaggtgtggaatgacatgagggtgagtaataaatgacagaattttcatttttgggtgaacaaactctttaaagcatgttaaaaacacCAGAGTCTATCTATATGAACAGCATTACAAACTTGACTTTATCTTCACAGTGGGACTTTAATGTCTTAGTCGTAAGACCCTCATGTTCACTACAGTGTAGCTTCTGAGAGTTTGAGACTTAGTTTATTTACTTCCTCTCTTTCTATTAGTAGTTGAACGATGTGGAAACTTATTTGAGGAAGCAAATCATgccatttttaaacaaacattatATTTTCTGGGTAGGTTTTTCTGTTCTTCTTTCATAGGACTGACTTCGCCAAAGTCATCAGTATCactgaaaatgacatttttttcatatcTTTAGTTTCGTAAACAATGCTTCCCTTGCGTCCTGTGATGAACTAGCCCCTTGCACATTTTTGTTACGTTTATGGACATAGGACTATTTAAGTGTGTTATtaaaaccagaaaaaaaaaaaaaaaaaaaatgcaaactttACCTGAATGTAAAAACTTACTTTAGCATGTAGGACTGGAAGGACTGTTTGACAGCATAATTCTAGCGGTATGCAAAGCAATTGAACTTAGCCTTTATTTGTGAATGTCTGTTTGTGCACTGTCAACCGTTTCCTGTTAGCTTGTGGTTTTTGCACTCATGCACAGACTCATGCCTTGTGCAATATACATATACTATATTTTCACATGTTTTACTCCAGTGCATATTGTGGAGTTATATTTGAGATTTCAGTAGAAACAAACCATAAAGTcttggctaaaaaaaaaaaaacagctccaACCCTTCCACTGTTATTCCACAAGACATAAATACAGTTCATTAAATGCATGGACTTTttttcaaacaataaaatgtgCCAAAATATCCAAAATAGCGGTGAATGTTTAAATTTATCCAAAGGCTTTCAAggtatacattttatcagttcatgcattccttaggaatcgaacccatgaccttggcattgctataGCCATGCTTTACTCTTTGAGCTTTTAAAACACATGTTGTCATACTAAatggggtaagttgtcacaaaGAGAattaacattaaacagcatattatAGGTTTTTCAGCAGTAAAATTTACaacttaaagagttagttcaccccaaattgaaaattctgtcattaattactcaccctcatgtcgatccaaactcgtaagactttcatttatCTTTGGAAGACAAGTGAAGatcttttttatgaaatctgagagctttctgtccctccgttgactgcctttgcaactatcattttcaaaagttcATACAGttcatcaaagtggtagttgcatagactgtcaatggagaaacactttttttttttttttgattttatcaaaaagaacttaatttgtgttccaaagataaactAAAGTCATATgagtttgaaacgacatgagggtgaataattaatgacagaatttccatttgggggtaaactatccctttaaatagtaCAAATGTTAtgcaacaaacaacaaaaggtAGTTTAAAaggtaacattaaaaaatattaaataagttTTTTGGCTTGTAAATACtcttttttccccatttaaTACATTTCTAGCATTTAAGAATGTGACTATTTTGGACAAATTTCACAAACTGTGAAAAGGGTTTTGAACTAGATATTTGAAAACATGCAAAACCacttaaaatatacattaacgTAATTGGACTTTTGACTCAAAAACCTCATAGTTACAGAGAGTTGTACTCATAACACACATAGACAAATCCACTCTGAAAATTTCCTCCCATGCGTTTCTATCAAATTTATGTGTCACATGGCAACAAAAAATAAGGTGCCAGGTGATAATGATGGTGACATGGAGAGTTACAGGTTAGAAACTTCTGCTACTCTGTGCATCATGCTCTGAAAAGAGAATTGGTGCTTTTTTCTTCTTCGTGGTAGAGGTGTTAACCCATATACAGAGTGGAGCTGTGAAACTAACCATGTTCTACGTCACATATCCCTTCCCCCGTGGAGCATTATGGGgaaaagagaaaagagaaaatGGAGAGGGGTCATAAATGTGGAAAACATGGAGGGAA
Proteins encoded in this window:
- the lta gene encoding lymphotoxin-alpha; this encodes MTSSNNPRFRLLVGWCCLMTSALLIVTVYLAIEHLQKTHDTTGNKSNSTENSKTDQQIGSPYDPSFNDYIHLIRDLKKNWICSDSRQRSFLSLNNGTVNITTSGLYYIHAQVTFQKPSHQSTPKTKNEANFYLLKNSGPGTQARKLSEVIGYEPGSLTMIRMVRLTEGESISLNIEPGSLVLSSNDYHTYWEILLYNKE